In Candidatus Pacearchaeota archaeon, the genomic stretch AAAAAGTTTAAAATTAAAGAATATCCTAGTCCAGCAGGAGGTTGTATCCTAACTGATCCTAACTATTCTAAAAAGCTATTCGAATTATTTAAAAGAGTTCCTAAATTTACTGGGAATGATGCAGAAGTAATTAAATTTGGTCGAGTTTTTTGGAATAAAGATTTATTAGTGGTTGTTGCTCGAGACGCTAAAGAGTGTATTAAATTAACCAATATAAGAAAAAGAGGGGATGTAGTATTAGAACCTCACAATTTTTCTGGTCCAACTGTATTAGTTCGTAAATACAAAAAATCACCTCAAGAAGAGATGATTGATTGTGGGATTGATTATGTTTATCAATATTCTAAGAATATTCCCGATGATTTTATTTTGAAACTTTTACCTTCTCCAAAACCTTTATAAAGATTTCTGGATTTTCTTCGGCTAATTGAGACAATATCTTTCTATCTAATTCAATGTTGCATTTCTTTAAAGCGGGAATGAATTTACTGTAAGTCATTCCGTTTTCTCTTAATGCAGCATTCATTTTAACGATCCATAATGATCTTTTGTCTCTCTTTTTTACCTTTCTGTCTCTGTAAGCATATGACCATGCTTTCATTAAGGCCTGCTTAGCAGCGATGAATTTAGATTTTCTGCTCCATTTGTAACCTTTAGCCGCTTTAATAACTTTCTTTCTTCTTTTGTGGGCGGCAACACCCCTCTTTACTCTTACCATATGTTTATTTTCCTAATATTTTTCTAATAATCTTAGCTTCTGACGGAGACATTTCTACCATTTTCTTCAAAGATCTTTTCTTTTGAGAAGACTTCTTTGATAAAAGGTGGTCTTGTCCGACTGCTCTCCTCATGACCTTTCCTGATTTTGTTATTTTAAATCTTTTGACTAAAGATTTTCTTGTTTTTGCTTTCATGTTATTTTTTTGAAATAATCATTGATAATCCTTTCGGTTCTTTTTTTAACTCTCTATCAATCTTTATTTCTAATTTAGTTTTTAATATTTCTATAAATTTATTCACCCTTTGAATTCCGAAGTCGGCTAATGATTTTTCTCTTCCTCTTAAACGTAATTCGATGTTTATTTTATCTCCTTTGTTTAAGAATTTTTCAGCAGCGTTAACTCTGGTTAGGATATCATTATCAGAAATATTGAAAGTCAGTCTGATATTCTTTGTTTCTGATTGTTTGCTGCCGGCAAGATTTTTTCTCTCTTTTTTCTGGAGTGAATAGAGATATTTGCCGTAATCTCCTAGCTTACAGATAGGGGGGCTAACCTTATCAGTAACCATAATGAGATCAATGCCTTTTTCTCGAGCGATTTCCAATGCCTGAGGCAAAGTAAAAACGCCCAATTGTTGGCCGTCTTCTGCGACTAGCCTCACTTCATTAACTTTTATTTGATTGTTGTATAATGGTTTGTTCATTATTGTGGAGGTGGCGAGTAATGAGCTCGCGTCCAAATATTATCCGATAATAACTCTACAAGCGTATTCCAATCTATTTTACAAGAATAAAGCTTAAGACTGGAAAGAATGCTTTAGACTCGAATCCTTGTTTTTTAAGTAATACATCTTGGATTAGGAATGTACTACCGGCCTCGCGATTTTAATGCCCTTTACTGCCCAGCGAGAATCGGCAGGAGGACACGCACTAAGCGTATGCTAATGCGGGTTGTTCAAATAAGTTGGCACTTGATTTGAGTTCTCTAAGTTTTACGAGATTTGAGAATACTCGGCTTGCATATTATTTTCAAACACTTGTCGAAGCGAATTCACCCCCTTACATTTAACTCATTTCTTATCTTTCTATCAATTTCTCTTTTCTTGATAGATTCTCTTTTGTCAAACTTCTTTTTGCCTTTGGCTAAGCCAAATTCAAGTTTTATTTTGTGTTTCTTAGTATAAACCGAAATAGGCACTAAAGTCAAGCCCTTTTCTGTTGATTTTTGAAGCAAATATTCTATTTCTTCCTTGTTTAAAAGTAGTTTTCTATCTCTTCTTGGATCGTAGCCTTTATCAGCGTTTTCCGGTTGATAAGGAGGAATATTACCTCCAATCCAGAAAGCCTCGGCTAAACCGTTCTTATCGCGTTTAATGAGGATATAGGTGCCTGAGAGACTGGTGCTTCTTGTTCTTAAACCCTTAACTTCTTGTCCATTCAATACTAAGCCGGCTTCGAACTTTTCGAGGATTTCATAATCAAAATATGCTTTTTTGTTTTCGGCTATACTCATATCTTTATATTATCTGATTTTTATGGATATTGAAAGGAAAGTAACAAATAAAAAAAAGAACGGGGTAATATTTATTGCTTTAAATAACATATTACCCCCTAAAGATTTGCGAATATAGTGTGTATACATAAAGGATATCGCAAATTAACACGATTATCCCTGCAAAAAATACACCACATCCCATAATCTTTTTCACCTTACTCTTCATCATCATTCCTGTTGTAAGAATGATGCTTCCAGAGACGATAAGCACGATGCTTATGATCCCGACGATCAATGTTGTTTCAGCTCCTGTCAAAGTTCCTCACTATATTAGTATGCAATAATATATGATAAATGTCAAGAGTTACTAATTCACAGATATCTGGTAAAGTATATGCATGAATATAAGGGAGGAAATTAAGAATAGCATCTTAAAATCAATTGAATTCCTTGATTATAAGGGGGATTTTTCAGTTAAAGTGTTGAAGTCCCAAAAGTCTTCCTCTGGAGACTATTTTGTTAATATTGCTATGGAAATTGCTAAAAAGGAAGGAAAAGATCCAATGGAAATAGCTAAGAAAATAAAAGATAATATCAAAGGTAAGTATTTTGAAAAGATTGAAGTGATGAGTCCGGGATTTATTAATTTTTTTATTTCAAAGGAGTACTTTTTAAAAGAGATTAGAGAGGCTCTAAAGAGAGGAAATAAGTTCGGACATTTTTCTAAGAAGAAAGAAAAAATACAAATTGAGTTTATTTCCGCCAATCCAACTGGTCCGTTGACGGTAAGTCAAGGAAGGGAGGGTATTTTTGGGGATGTTTTAACCGATGTTTTTAAAAGGTATGGGTTTAATGTTAAAAAATCATACTACATTAATGACCAAGAAAAATTAATTTTAATCCTTGGCCATTCAGTTTTGAAAGATGATGAGGCTGAATATAATGGAGAGTATATTGATAGATTACATAAAAGTATAAAAAGTAAAGATCCTTTTATTGTTGGTAAAAAAGCAGCCAAGATTATTATGCAAAAAATAATCAAGAAGACAATCAGAAAATTAAAGATTAAATTTGATGAGTGGACACAAGAAAGTGTTTTATCTAAAAATAAAGAAGCTGATAAAATATTTAATCTTTTGAAAGATGAAGGATTGATTTACGAACAAGAGGGGGCTGAGTGGTTTATGTCGACAGCCCTGGGAGATGAAAGAGATAGGATGGTTATTAAAAGTGATGGCGAAAAGAATTATTTATTAGATGATATTGCTTATCATAAATATAAATTTGAGAAAAAGAAATTTGATAAAATTATTGATATTAGGGGGACAGATTATTTGTATGATTTCCCAGGATTATTATCTGGAGTTGAAGCAACTTTGCATATAAATAAGTTACAGGCTATTTTTTTACAGTCTGTTGTTTTGGTTGAAGGAGGGAAAACTGTCCGAATGTCAAAGAAGGGAGGAGAATTTATTGTTTTAGATGATTTAACAGATGAATTACCTGTAGATGTTATTAGATTTTTCTTTTTAATGGAATCAGCTGAAAATCATTTAAATTTTGATTTAGACTTAGCTAAAGATATTTCTGAAAAGAATCCAGTTTTTTATATTCAGAATGCTTACGCAAAAATATCAAGAATTCTTAAGGGTTTGAAAAATATATTGGGCATTAGAGAAATTAAAAATGTTGATCTTTTGAATAGTAAAAAAGAAATTGATCTAATGAGACAGATTTTGAGATTTCCAGAAATTATTGAAGATACGGTTCACGATTGCGAAGTCCAGAGAATTCCTCAATATGCAATTGACTTAGTTAACTCTTTTTATAAATTTTATACCAGGTGTTATATCTCAACTAAAGACAAAAAAGTAAAAGAAGCTCAATTAAGTTTAATTGTAATGACAAAAATTGTTCTTAAAAATACTTTAGATTTAATGGGAATTTCAGCGCCAGGGAAGATATAAGATTTAAAGTCTCTATAAAGTGTGATATGATATTTTCAAGATTAATAAATCAATAAACATGAATATAAATCAAAAAGGATTTGCTCCTATTATCATTGTTTTAATAGTTCTAGTTTTAGCTGGAGTCGGAGGAACTAGTTATTATTTAATAAACAAACAACTTTCAAGACAAACAGCTTGTACTATGGATGTTAAGATTTGTCCTGACGGTTCATCAGTTGGACGAACTGGTCCGAATTGCGAATTCGCAGCATGTCCAGAAGCGAAAATAGACGAAACAGCTGATTGGAAGACTTATACAAATACTAAATATGGGTTTGAAGTAAAATATCCTAAAGATTGGCTGTTTGAAAATGAAGAAACAGGAGGTGTTCATAATTTTTTAGATATTCATTTATCTAATAATAAAACTTCTGAAAATCCTTTAAAATGTAATTTTGATTATATAGGATTAGAAATTCAAATTAACCATTCAAAAAATGAAAATGAAAATTTTTCATCATTTGTTAAGCCTCAAATTTCAGAAAAGGTTGGAGGTCTTAGTCCAGCAGGCTCATTAAGTGAGATTAAAATAGATAATCGTTTAGCATTTAAAGTTGATTATTCTGGTTGGAGTAGTCCATGTGCTGGTCCTGGTTATTTTATCGAACAAGATAAAAGTCATTATGTTTATGTCTTCAGTGGTGTTGGTAATAATAACGAAGATGGATTTAAAAAAATTGATCAAATACTTTCTACTTTTAAATTTATCTCTACATCCTCTAATGGTGTTATTTATAAAAAAGACTTTAATGGTTCTGATTTAACTGGAAGGTTATATAAATCTGAAGATAATGGAAAGACCTGGAAAGAAATACTAAAACAATATAAGGGAGAAATTATCTATGCGGTTGACCCTAAAGATTCTAACATTATCTATGCAGGTGATGTTTCGGGCAATATGATGGCAGATGATATGGATATTGATTTATTAAAATCAACGGATGCTGGTGAAAATTGGATAGATATCTCAAAAGGAATTGTTAATCATGCGGACACATTGTATGGTGTAAAATTAATATCAATCGATCAAAATAATTCAAATATTATTAACTTAATCATTAATACTCAAAATGGAAACATTGGTTTAAAATCTTTAGACGGAGGAAATACTTGGACCAATTCAAAAATAGATGAAATATCTATAAAGGTAATATATTTTATCAAAGATAGTTTTAATCTTGGCGAATCAACTTTTAGTGTACAAATAAGTGAAAACAAGATAACTGGAAAAACAAAAACATATAAAATAAACCTTACCGACAAAACAAAAATTTATAATTATTCTAATAATGGAGAGGTTTATTATCAAACATTTTCCGAATTTGCGAATTCAATAATTAATTATAAGAATGATGCTTTTGATACAGGAGATCCTAATTTAGTTTATATTTATGGGGGGTATACAATTAAAGGCATTTTGTTGAATGATGATATAATCGAAGCAATCGAAGTATTTCCGATTATAAATAACCAATAATTGTTTAATAAATAAGCTTTAACATAGTTCGTAAGCCTCTACTAAGAACACCGTTATGCGGTGTTTTTTGGTAGAAAATAAGACTTGCTAATTATTTAATTTATTTTCTAATTTTCAGCTGGGGATAATTCTTTTGCTATGGCTATAAGTGAAAGGTAGTATTAATTAGTAATCCGTAAGAGATTGTTTTTTATTTATGAAACAAAATATGTATATCAAAGGAGTGGGAATGACTAAGTTTGATTATTCTCAGAAATATTGGTGGCAGTTTGCCTACGAAGCAGCAATAGACGCTTTAAAAGATTCAGGAATAGGAATATCTCAAATAGATGCGATTGTTTTTACAGGAATGTCTAGTGCTGCTGGTGGAGAGCATCAAACACACAAAGTATCTTTTTTATCAGGTCTATTTAAAACAAACGTTCCAATCATTGAAGTTCCTTCAGTCTGTGGCGGAGGAGGCGTTGCTTTGTGGGCTGCTTTACATTTAGAAGGTTTTAAAAATATCCTTGTTTTGGCAGGAGAAAAATTGGTTGATAATAAAAGTGAAATTGTCGTTGATTATATCTTGTCAGCGGCAGAAAAAGTAATAGAACAAACAGAGGGACTGCTTTTTCCAGTTCAAAATGCTTTAATCTGGCAGCAATATATGAATAAATACGGAGGGAGTATGGACGATTTATCTTTAATTGCTTTTAAGAATCATACTAATGCAGCTTTGAATCCTAATGCTTATTTTTATAATCGCCCAATGGATTTAGAAAAAGTAAAGAATTCTCCAGTAGTTTCTTCTCCTTTGCGTTTAATGGATTGTTCGCTATCAATTAATGGAGGAGCGGCAGTTGTTGTCTCAACTGAAGCATCTGATATTCAAATTATTGGTTCTGGTTTTGCAACTGATTATATCTTAACTTTTGAAAGAGATGACATTACTCATTTTAAGGCAACTAGATTAGCAGCTAAAGTAGCATATGATCAGGCAGGAATTACTCCGAAAGATATTAATGTTGCTGAAGTCCATGATGCTTTTACTTCCGTTGAATTAATTTCTTACGAAGATTTAGGATTTGCTGAAGAAGGAAAAGGAGGAGAATTAATCAGGTCAGGAAAAATAAATCTAAATGGAGAAATGCCGATTAATACTTCTGGCGGATTAAAAGCTAAGGGCCATCCTATTTCAGCTACTGGCTTAGCTCAGGTTTTTGAAATAGTTAATCAACTGAGAGGCAAATGCGGAGAGCGTCAAGTTTCAAATCCAAAGATTGGCTTAACTCATAATATTGGAGGAGCAGGAGGAAGCGTTACTGTTCATATATTTAAAAAAATATAATATGGTTTTTTATCAATGTTCAAAATGTAAAAAAGTCTGGCAGCAACCAATCGAAGTTTGTCCCGAGTGTTTTTCTCAAACAGAAAAAATAAAAACTGTAAAAGCTAAAGTGATTGGAATTTCTAAGGTTAGTATTTCATCTCTTCCTCATCCCGAAGTTCCATATTTTGCTTTGGTCTTAGAAGATGAATTGGGAAATAAATGGGCTCACAAATCAGTGAAAGAATATGCTATTGGAGAAGAAATTAGTTTTAATCCAGGCTCTGATAATTCAGTTGCTGTTTGGAGAACTAAATACGATATTGCCGACTCAATTGAAAAAGTATTTAGTTTTTTAAATATATCTTTAAATAAAAATTCAAAGATTGTTATCTTACCAGCTTTAGTTTCTCCTAATCATGCATACTTTAGAGAAAATACTTCTCCCGAGTTTCTTGATTCAGTAATTCAGTTTCTTCTTGAAAAGAATATTAAGTTAGAAAATATCAAAATAGCAACTCAGAGTTTTAACGAAGTTCCAATTGAAGGAATGGCTCAGAAGTCAGGATTGCTTGATGTTTGTTTGAAAAATAAAATAATGCCATTGGATTTGTCTAAATTGAATTTTGTTAAGAAAGATAATTTAGAAATTTCAGAAGATGTTTTAAATGCTGATATTGTTTTGAATCTATCAATGATGAAAATGGGAAGGGCCAGCGCTTCGGAAAATATATATCGAATATTAAAGAAAGAAAACTTTGCTTCTTTGAAATATTTACAATCAGAAGAAGACATTGTAAATGAATTAAAAAATAGTCTATCAAATATTGTTACGCTGGGAGAAGCTGATTTTGTACAAAAGCAGAATAAAACTATTGTCTATCCTGGCTTAATTCTAGGCAGCAAAAGTTTCCTTAATTTAGATAGAGTTTTTAATGAAATAATGATGGCAGATAAAATGCCAGAGATTTTAAAAGGAATAGAAATTCAAAATATTGAAATTACAGGAAGAGATATTAAAGAAGTAAAGTGTATTAATAATTAATTTAAAAATATGTTTAAAGACAAAGTTGTTTTAATAACTGGAGCGTCTCAGGGAATAGGTAGAGTAATGGCCTTAAAATTTGCTTCATTAGGAGCTAAGGTTGCTTTGAATGATATTCCTCAACAAGAAGAAAGCTTAAAAAAGGTGACTGAAGAAACTGGCGGCAAATACTTTTTAGCTGATGTTTCTAAAATGGACCAAGTTGAGAAAATGATGATGGATATTCAAAAAGAATTAGGCGGACTTAATGTTTTAGTTAATAATGCTGGAATAACTAAGGACAGAACCTTAGCTAAAATGACAGTTGAAGAATGGCAAAAGGTAATTGATATCAATTTAACAGGAGTATTCAATTGTTCTAAGGCAGCTCTAGCCCTTCTTATCCCTAGTCAAGGAAATATTGTTAATGTTTCTTCTATTGTTGGACAAAGAGGTAATTTCGGACAAGCTAATTATTCGGCTTCAAAAGCAGGAATAATTGGATTTACTAAATCAGTTTCCAAAGAGTTAGGAAGATTTAATGTTAGGGTCAATGCTGTTGCTCCGGGATTTATTGAAACTAAAATGGCAGAAGCTATTCCCGAAGAACTAAAAGTTATGGTTAGAAAATTAACTTCCTTGGGCAGATTTGGAAAACCAGAAGAAGTTGCTTCAACGGTAGTCTTTTTAGCTTCTCCTGAAGCCAGTTTTATTACTGGAGAGATAATAAATATTGATGGAGGTTTATCTTTATAATATGCTTTATTCAAAAGAACAAATTAAAGAAATAATACCATATCAAGATCCTTTCTTGTGGGTTGATGAAATTGAATCAATAGAAGGAGATACGATTATTGGTTTTAAGCAGACCAATTCTGCTGATGAATATTTTAAAGGGCACTTTGTTGATTTTCCTATTATGCCTGGAGTTTTGGTAGTCGAGGGAATTGCCCAAACCGGAACTTTATTATTAAGAGAAAAGATAGGAAAAGACCACAAGAAAAAACATCTTTTAGCTTATCAAGTCAGAAGTGCTTTGTTTTACGAACCAATTTGGCCAGGAGATAAAATTAAATACAAAGTTAAACTTTTAGGAATTTATAATAGTAAAATTGCTAATTTTTTAGGCGAAGCTTTTGTTGATGATAGTAGAAAATGTGAAGTCAGATTTAGTGTTGCTATAATGGATAAGAAAGAAATGGAAGAAAAGAAAACATTAGCTAGCGCTAATAAAGAAAATAAAGATGGCACAGTTAAACTTTTTAAATTGCCTAATTTAAAAATAGGAAATGTTTTTGCTAGATTGCCGATTATTCAAGGAGGAATGGCCGTTCGAGTTTCTTTACATAACTTAGCGGGTAATGTTGCTAAAGAAGGTGGAGTAGGAATTATTGCTGTTTCAGGAATGAAAGATACTGAAGAGGTTAAGGATGAAATAAGAAAGGCGAGAGATATTTCTGAAGGCAATGGAGCAATTGGAATAAATATCATGGGAGTAGTAGGAAGGTTTAAAGAATTAGTTAAGGCGGCAGTAGAAGAAAAGATAGATTTGATTATTCAGGGGGCTGGTTTTAGAAAAGATGTTTTTGATATTGCTAAAGAAGGTAATGTTCCAGTTTTTGCTATCGCTTCTTCAGCTAAAGTTGCTAAAAAAGCAGAGGAATCTGGGGCTTCGGCGGTTGTTGTTGAGGGCAGTGATGCAGGAGGCCATTTAGGATTTCCCGAGGGACATCCTTTCAGGCACGCCATAGATATTGTGAAAGAAGTAGTTAAAGAAGTTAAAATTCCCGTTATTGCAGCTGGAGGAGTTTTTAATGGAAAAGATATTGTTGAAATGCTTCGAGCGGGAGCATCGGGCGTACAAATGGCAACTCGTTTTGTTGCAACCGAAGAATGCGATGCTGATATCAAATTTAAAGAAACATATTTAAAAGCCAAAGAAGAAGATATCGTGATCATTCATTCGCCAGTTGGTTTACCAGGTAGAGCAATTAGAACTTCTTTTGTTGATAAATTATTAAAAGGTAATGCTCCTAAAGTTAATCTTGCTGAATGCGAAGGATGCATTGGTCCAGTTTGTGATAAAAGTTATTGTATTTTAAAAGCTTTAGAAAATGCTAGAAAAGGAGATTTAGAAAATGGATTAGTTTTTGCCGGAGCTAATGCTTGGAGAATTGATAAGATTGTTAAGGTGAAAGATTTAATAAAAGAATTAGTAGATGAAGCAGAACAAATATTAATCAAAGATTCTTTAATTAAGACAATATAATATGTTTGAAAATAATAAATTAACAAAACTTTTGCATATTCAGTATCCGATTATCCAGGGAGGAATGGCCGGAGTTTCAGAGCATGTTTTAGTGTCTTCTGTTTCTAATGCTGGAGGATTGGGAGTGATTGGTTCTGGTTTTGCTTCTCCAAATTGGTTAGAAGAAGAAATTAAAAAAACTAAAGAATTAACTGACAAACCATTCGGAGTTAATTTATTAATGCAGAATCCTAACATTGCTGATTTAGTTAAAGTTATCATTAAAGAAAAAGTTCCTGTTGTTTTAACTGGCGGAGGAAATCCTTTACCTATTCTTCCTTATTTAAAACAATCAGGAATTAAAGTTATTGCCGTTGTTCCTTCAGTTAGATTAGCTTCTAAAATGGAACAGAATGGAGTTGATGGGGTAGTGGTTGAGGGAATGGAATCAGGAGGACATATTGGAGAGAATTCAACTTTTTGTTTAGTTCCTCAAGCCAGAAAGGCTGTTAAGAATATTCCTTTAATCGCTGCTGGTGGAATATTTGATGGTGCAACCTTTGCTTCAGTAATAGTTTTGGGTGCTGACGGAGTCCAGATAGGAACCAGATTTATGGCCTCATCTGAATGTCAGATTCACGAGAATTACAAAAAAGCGATTATTGATGCAACCGATGAAGATATTACTGTCGTTGCTAGATTTACTGGCCATCCGATTCGTGCAATTAAAAACAAGCTTTCGGAAACAATTAAGAAAATGGAAGAAAAGAGTCCTTTTCCTGAAGAATTAAATTCAGAAAGATTTGCTGGAAATAAAGGTTCAGCCAATATTGATTTGACTCCTTTGTTGTGTGGTATTTGCGCCGGAGGAATAAATGAGATTAAAAGCTGTAAGGAAATTATTGATGAGATTATTAACGATGCTAAGAAGGCAATAAAAGAAAGCGAACATTTCTATGAATAAAGTTCTTTCAACAATATTAAAAATTACTTTAGCTCCTTTAGTTGGATTCCTATTTATCAAAGAAGTGAAAGGGAGAGATAATTTTCCAGATCGAAATGTGATATTAGCTTCTAATCACCAGAGTTATTTAGACATTCTTCTTTGCGGATACGTTTGTGTTCCAAGAAAGTATACTCATATCGGACAAGTAGATAGGGAAAATAAAGGATGGAGCGGTATTAGAGATTTACTTTATTCTTTAGCAGAAGTTATTCCGGTAAACAGAAAAGATGAAAATTCAAAGAAGCAAGCTTTTTTAAAAGCAGTTAAGTTTTTAAAGAATGGATATTCGTTAGTTATTTATCCCGAAGGAACTAGAACTAGGACCGGAGAAGTAGGGAAAGGTAAATGGGGAGTGGCTAAGTTTTTTCTTGAAACAGGAGTGCCGATTCTTCCGATGGGAATTAAAGGAGCTTTTGAATTATTTCCTCCGGGAGAGAAACCAAAAGTTAAAAGGAATATTAGATTAAATATTGGTAAGCCACTTTTCTTTAAAGAAGAATTTGAATTAGCTGAAGAAATGAATCGTGATTCAAAAGAGTATGAAGATATTTGTATTAAGATTACAGAAAAAGTAATGGAAGAAATTAAAAAGCTAACCTATGAAGATTAAGAAAATCAAAAAGATTTTAATTGCCAATAGGGGAGAAATTGCCTTGCGGATAATAAGGACGTGTAAAGAGATGGGAATTAAAACCGTCGTTCTTTGTCCTAATCCAGGAGAGGAAAAGAACTTCTTAGAAACTACCTTAGCTGATGAATACTTCTTTTTAGAAGAGTCTGGAGTTAAGGGGTATCTTGATATGAAGAAAATTGTGGAAATAGCTAAGAAAGCTAAGGTTGATGCGATTCATCCTGGCTATGGATTTTTAGCTGAGAATTGGAGATTTGCCCAGCTTTGTGAAAAGAATAAGATTAAATTCATTGGACCGAATCATCTTCTTTTAAGTAAATTTGAAGACAAGATTGAAGCTAAGAAGATTGCTAAGAAAATTGGTATTCCAACTTTACCAGCCAGTGATAAGCCAATCATGAATAAGAAAGATTTAGCCATGTGGGCTAATAAAATCAAGCCGCCCTTTATCTTGAAAGCTCAGAAAGGAGGAGGAGGAATGGGAATAAGGATTATTGAGAATAAAATAAACTTGGGAGAATTGTTTGCTATCTCTTTAGCTGTGCAAAGACAAATGGCTACCGCTTTTGCTGATGCTGATTTCTTTTTAGAAAAATATCTTCCCGAAGTAAGACATATTGAATTCCAGATATTAGGAGATGGAAAGAATGCAGTTCATTTAGGAGAAAGAGAATGCACAATCCAAAGAAGATTTCAAAAGCTTTTAGAAGAAGCACCCTCTTCTTTCCTTGATTCTAAAACTAGGGAAGAGATGGGTGCTTGGGCCGTGAAGATAATAAAAGAATTGAAATATAAAGGAGCAGCAACAGTTGAGTTCTTGGTTGATAACGATAAGAATTATTATTTCATGGAAGTGAATCCGAGAATTCAAGTTGAACATCCTATTACCGAAGCTATTACCGGAATAGATATTGTTGAGCAACAGATAAGGATTGCCCAAGGAGAATCATTATCTTTTACTCAAAAGGATATTCATTTCAATGGCTATGCTATTGAAGCTAGAATAAATGCTGAAGATTCACAGAGAGATTTTCAACCAACGCCAGGAATAATTGAAAAGTATTTTCCTGCAGGAGGACAAGGAGTATTCTTACATAGCTTTTTACATCATGGTCAAGAAATATATCCTTACTTCGATTCTTTATTAGCTAAGGTTGTAGCTACGGGAAAAACAAGAAAAGAAGCAATTAATAGACTAAAGAGAGCCCTAGACGAAATTATTATTCAAGGAGTTGATACGACTATTCCTTTTTTTAAATTATTATTAGAAGATAAGGATTTTAAAAAGGGAAACTTCAATACTAATTTTATAGAAAAGAGCGGAATAATGAAGGAGTTAATGTTAAAGCCATATTTAAAGAAGAAGATGGAAAAAAAGTTAGTAGAAGAACTGAATGAAGAAGAACTGGCTGATATTGTTTTTAATATCTACGAAAAGATTAAGAAGATCAATGGTTTTTCTAATAAATACGTTTCAAAGTGGCTTAATCCAGAGAAATTAAAGATGATTGATTAAAGATATGGATTTTAAGATTAAAATTAAAAATAAAGAATACCAGATTGAATTGAAAGAAAACTGTGGGGCAGTGAAGATTAAAATTGGAGGCAAAGAGTTTGTTTTTGGCTCAAATAAAGGATCTTTAATAGAAACATCTTCTATTAAAAAAGATTCTTTAAATAAGGGGATAGCATCTTCTTTATCGGGAGT encodes the following:
- a CDS encoding DUF362 domain-containing protein, coding for MVFYQCSKCKKVWQQPIEVCPECFSQTEKIKTVKAKVIGISKVSISSLPHPEVPYFALVLEDELGNKWAHKSVKEYAIGEEISFNPGSDNSVAVWRTKYDIADSIEKVFSFLNISLNKNSKIVILPALVSPNHAYFRENTSPEFLDSVIQFLLEKNIKLENIKIATQSFNEVPIEGMAQKSGLLDVCLKNKIMPLDLSKLNFVKKDNLEISEDVLNADIVLNLSMMKMGRASASENIYRILKKENFASLKYLQSEEDIVNELKNSLSNIVTLGEADFVQKQNKTIVYPGLILGSKSFLNLDRVFNEIMMADKMPEILKGIEIQNIEITGRDIKEVKCINN
- the fabG gene encoding 3-oxoacyl-ACP reductase FabG — translated: MFKDKVVLITGASQGIGRVMALKFASLGAKVALNDIPQQEESLKKVTEETGGKYFLADVSKMDQVEKMMMDIQKELGGLNVLVNNAGITKDRTLAKMTVEEWQKVIDINLTGVFNCSKAALALLIPSQGNIVNVSSIVGQRGNFGQANYSASKAGIIGFTKSVSKELGRFNVRVNAVAPGFIETKMAEAIPEELKVMVRKLTSLGRFGKPEEVASTVVFLASPEASFITGEIINIDGGLSL
- a CDS encoding nitronate monooxygenase, producing the protein MEEKKTLASANKENKDGTVKLFKLPNLKIGNVFARLPIIQGGMAVRVSLHNLAGNVAKEGGVGIIAVSGMKDTEEVKDEIRKARDISEGNGAIGINIMGVVGRFKELVKAAVEEKIDLIIQGAGFRKDVFDIAKEGNVPVFAIASSAKVAKKAEESGASAVVVEGSDAGGHLGFPEGHPFRHAIDIVKEVVKEVKIPVIAAGGVFNGKDIVEMLRAGASGVQMATRFVATEECDADIKFKETYLKAKEEDIVIIHSPVGLPGRAIRTSFVDKLLKGNAPKVNLAECEGCIGPVCDKSYCILKALENARKGDLENGLVFAGANAWRIDKIVKVKDLIKELVDEAEQILIKDSLIKTI
- a CDS encoding nitronate monooxygenase, whose translation is MFENNKLTKLLHIQYPIIQGGMAGVSEHVLVSSVSNAGGLGVIGSGFASPNWLEEEIKKTKELTDKPFGVNLLMQNPNIADLVKVIIKEKVPVVLTGGGNPLPILPYLKQSGIKVIAVVPSVRLASKMEQNGVDGVVVEGMESGGHIGENSTFCLVPQARKAVKNIPLIAAGGIFDGATFASVIVLGADGVQIGTRFMASSECQIHENYKKAIIDATDEDITVVARFTGHPIRAIKNKLSETIKKMEEKSPFPEELNSERFAGNKGSANIDLTPLLCGICAGGINEIKSCKEIIDEIINDAKKAIKESEHFYE
- a CDS encoding lysophospholipid acyltransferase family protein; protein product: MNKVLSTILKITLAPLVGFLFIKEVKGRDNFPDRNVILASNHQSYLDILLCGYVCVPRKYTHIGQVDRENKGWSGIRDLLYSLAEVIPVNRKDENSKKQAFLKAVKFLKNGYSLVIYPEGTRTRTGEVGKGKWGVAKFFLETGVPILPMGIKGAFELFPPGEKPKVKRNIRLNIGKPLFFKEEFELAEEMNRDSKEYEDICIKITEKVMEEIKKLTYED
- a CDS encoding biotin carboxylase N-terminal domain-containing protein produces the protein MKIKKIKKILIANRGEIALRIIRTCKEMGIKTVVLCPNPGEEKNFLETTLADEYFFLEESGVKGYLDMKKIVEIAKKAKVDAIHPGYGFLAENWRFAQLCEKNKIKFIGPNHLLLSKFEDKIEAKKIAKKIGIPTLPASDKPIMNKKDLAMWANKIKPPFILKAQKGGGGMGIRIIENKINLGELFAISLAVQRQMATAFADADFFLEKYLPEVRHIEFQILGDGKNAVHLGERECTIQRRFQKLLEEAPSSFLDSKTREEMGAWAVKIIKELKYKGAATVEFLVDNDKNYYFMEVNPRIQVEHPITEAITGIDIVEQQIRIAQGESLSFTQKDIHFNGYAIEARINAEDSQRDFQPTPGIIEKYFPAGGQGVFLHSFLHHGQEIYPYFDSLLAKVVATGKTRKEAINRLKRALDEIIIQGVDTTIPFFKLLLEDKDFKKGNFNTNFIEKSGIMKELMLKPYLKKKMEKKLVEELNEEELADIVFNIYEKIKKINGFSNKYVSKWLNPEKLKMID